The Methylomagnum ishizawai genome has a window encoding:
- a CDS encoding YeeE/YedE family protein, with the protein MIDPFFPRGIAHYLGGGLAIGGAVGLLYLATGLVGGMSTLFSAAWSYVSRQAHFQGEHLRASRVWRLVYAAGLILGALVYLAFTGGSFSTGVEAWRLFVGGLLIGFGARLANGCTAGHGICGLAALQWPSLVAVLVFLGTAIAVAQVFHGLGVVP; encoded by the coding sequence ATGATCGATCCGTTTTTCCCCCGGGGGATAGCGCATTACCTAGGGGGTGGCCTCGCGATTGGCGGTGCCGTCGGGTTGCTTTATCTCGCCACCGGATTGGTGGGCGGGATGAGCACGCTGTTCAGCGCCGCTTGGTCCTATGTGTCGCGCCAAGCCCATTTCCAGGGCGAACATCTGCGGGCTAGCCGGGTTTGGCGCTTGGTCTATGCCGCCGGCCTGATCCTGGGGGCCCTGGTTTATCTGGCCTTCACCGGCGGGTCCTTTTCCACGGGCGTGGAGGCGTGGCGTTTGTTCGTCGGCGGCTTGTTGATCGGCTTCGGGGCGCGGTTGGCGAATGGCTGCACGGCGGGGCATGGCATTTGCGGGCTGGCCGCTTTGCAATGGCCGTCCTTGGTGGCGGTGTTGGTGTTCCTGGGCACGGCCATCGCCGTGGCCCAGGTGTTCCACGGTTTGGGGGTGGTTCCATGA
- a CDS encoding sulfite oxidase heme-binding subunit YedZ: protein MKSPPPPRILLFLACSIPALRLTVGALTGGLGADPVAAITATTGLWTLNLLFATLAITPLRRLTGWHGLGRPRRMLGLFAFFYACLHGAAYLVFEQFFDWAGMLADIGKRPFIAAGCLGFALMVPLAATSTDGMMRRLGGRPWRRLHRLAYLCALAAVLHYLWLVKRDITVPGLYALVLCGLLAARMVRPRRGPVPVNLPETSAPVHRHQ from the coding sequence ATGAAATCCCCGCCGCCGCCGCGCATCCTCCTGTTCCTGGCTTGTTCGATCCCGGCGCTCCGCTTGACGGTGGGCGCCCTCACCGGCGGCCTCGGGGCCGATCCGGTCGCCGCCATCACCGCCACCACCGGCCTGTGGACCCTCAACCTGCTGTTCGCCACCCTCGCCATCACGCCGCTGCGCAGGCTCACCGGCTGGCATGGCCTGGGCCGCCCGCGGCGGATGCTGGGGCTGTTCGCGTTCTTCTATGCCTGCCTGCATGGCGCGGCCTACCTGGTGTTCGAGCAGTTCTTCGATTGGGCCGGGATGCTGGCCGATATCGGCAAGCGGCCCTTCATCGCGGCGGGCTGCCTGGGCTTCGCTTTGATGGTGCCGCTGGCGGCGACCTCGACCGATGGCATGATGCGGCGCTTGGGCGGACGCCCTTGGCGGCGGCTGCACCGGCTGGCCTATCTTTGCGCCCTGGCGGCGGTGTTGCATTACCTGTGGTTGGTGAAACGCGATATCACCGTGCCGGGGCTTTATGCCTTAGTCTTATGCGGCTTGCTGGCGGCGCGGATGGTCCGGCCCCGGCGCGGACCGGTCCCGGTCAATCTCCCGGAAACCAGCGCCCCTGTACATAGGCACCAATGA
- a CDS encoding DUF1097 domain-containing protein, translated as MDKLTSLSLSIGVLSGIATYFAVGPAAGVFFIWAATIAWAAYFLLGANLEAAINTGVNGIFGVFMAWVTAIFLLKIDPKVSIGVEIATALIVGGAVIVLCLSAKLPQFAVIPVGVLGYSSTFAYLLQTPDKMTQEVLLGASLNNPLLVISISFILGAVFGHLSNQLANQLNSLPNPFASDRG; from the coding sequence ATGGATAAACTGACTTCCCTTTCCTTGAGCATTGGCGTTTTATCGGGTATCGCGACCTATTTCGCCGTGGGGCCGGCGGCGGGTGTGTTTTTCATTTGGGCGGCGACCATCGCCTGGGCCGCCTATTTCCTATTGGGTGCCAATTTGGAGGCCGCGATCAATACCGGCGTCAACGGCATCTTCGGGGTGTTCATGGCCTGGGTAACCGCGATATTTTTGCTGAAAATAGACCCTAAGGTTTCTATCGGCGTGGAAATCGCCACGGCCTTGATCGTAGGCGGAGCGGTGATTGTTTTGTGCCTGTCCGCCAAGCTACCGCAATTCGCGGTGATCCCGGTGGGCGTCCTGGGGTATTCCTCCACTTTCGCCTATTTGCTACAAACCCCGGACAAAATGACCCAGGAAGTGCTGTTGGGTGCCAGCCTGAATAATCCGCTCTTGGTGATTTCGATTTCCTTCATCCTCGGCGCGGTATTCGGCCACCTGTCCAATCAACTCGCCAACCAGTTGAATTCCCTGCCAAACCCATTCGCTTCGGATAGGGGATGA
- the sufB gene encoding Fe-S cluster assembly protein SufB — protein MAATAETLEKLIKKEYMPGFVTDLEADTLPPGLSEDVIRAISAKKDEPQWMLEWRLEAYRHWLTMQEPRWAYVDYEPVDYQAISYYSAPKTKEGPKNLNEVDPKLLETYKKLGIPLYEQERLAGVAVDAVFDSVSVATTFKDKLAAAGVIFCSISEAVQKHPELVRRYIGSVVPTGDNFFAALNSAVFTDGSFVYIPKGVRCPMELSTYFRINASKTGQFERTLIIADEDSHVSYLEGCSAPMRDENQLHAAVVELVALDRAQIKYSTVQNWYPGDEEGRGGIYNFVTKRGDCRGFQSKISWTQVETGSAITWKYPSCILTGDESVGEFYSVAVTNHRQQADTGTKMIHIGKNTSSTIISKGISAGRAQNSYRGLVKVLKSAENARNYTQCDSLLIGDRCGAHTFPYIEVKQPSAQVEHEATTSKISEDQLFFCQQRGLSAEDAVSMIVNGFCKQVFKELPMEFAVEAQALLGISLEGSVG, from the coding sequence ATGGCCGCGACCGCCGAAACCCTGGAAAAGCTGATTAAAAAGGAATATATGCCCGGCTTCGTCACCGATTTAGAAGCCGATACCCTGCCCCCAGGCCTGAGCGAAGACGTGATCCGCGCCATTTCCGCCAAAAAGGACGAACCGCAATGGATGCTGGAATGGCGCCTGGAAGCCTATCGCCATTGGCTGACCATGCAAGAGCCGCGCTGGGCCTATGTCGATTACGAGCCGGTGGATTATCAGGCCATCAGCTATTACTCGGCCCCGAAAACCAAGGAAGGACCGAAAAACCTGAACGAAGTCGATCCGAAACTCCTGGAAACCTACAAGAAACTGGGTATCCCGCTCTATGAGCAAGAACGCTTGGCCGGGGTGGCGGTGGACGCGGTATTCGATAGCGTTTCGGTCGCCACCACCTTCAAGGACAAACTGGCGGCGGCGGGGGTGATTTTCTGCTCCATCTCGGAAGCCGTGCAGAAACATCCCGAGCTGGTGCGGCGATATATCGGCAGCGTGGTGCCGACCGGCGATAACTTTTTCGCGGCGCTGAATTCGGCGGTATTCACCGATGGTTCCTTCGTGTATATCCCCAAGGGTGTGCGTTGCCCGATGGAGTTATCGACCTATTTCCGTATCAATGCCTCGAAAACCGGCCAGTTCGAGCGCACCTTGATTATTGCCGATGAAGACAGCCATGTGAGCTATCTCGAAGGATGCAGTGCACCCATGCGCGACGAAAATCAACTCCACGCCGCCGTGGTGGAATTGGTCGCGCTGGACCGGGCACAAATCAAATATTCCACCGTGCAAAACTGGTATCCCGGCGACGAGGAAGGCCGGGGCGGGATTTATAATTTCGTGACCAAGCGCGGCGATTGCCGGGGGTTTCAATCCAAGATTTCCTGGACCCAGGTGGAAACCGGCTCGGCCATCACCTGGAAATATCCCAGCTGCATTTTGACCGGCGATGAATCGGTGGGCGAATTCTATTCGGTCGCCGTGACCAACCACCGCCAGCAAGCCGATACCGGAACCAAGATGATCCATATCGGCAAGAATACCAGCAGCACCATTATCTCGAAGGGGATTTCCGCCGGTCGCGCCCAGAATAGCTATCGGGGCTTGGTCAAAGTTTTGAAGAGCGCCGAAAACGCCCGTAATTATACCCAGTGCGACTCCCTCTTGATCGGCGACCGCTGCGGTGCCCATACCTTCCCCTATATCGAAGTCAAACAACCTTCGGCCCAGGTCGAGCATGAAGCCACTACCTCGAAAATCAGCGAAGATCAATTATTCTTTTGCCAACAGCGGGGTTTGTCCGCCGAGGATGCGGTATCGATGATCGTGAATGGCTTCTGCAAGCAGGTGTTCAAGGAATTGCCGATGGAATTCGCGGTGGAGGCGCAGGCTTTATTGGGGATTAGCCTGGAAGGCAGCGTGGGTTAA
- a CDS encoding AbrB/MazE/SpoVT family DNA-binding domain-containing protein, translating into MQTVTVSPNLELPLPISICEALHIKPGQKIQVVQLDGRIELIPQPSLKQARGFLKGIDTTIEREEDRL; encoded by the coding sequence ATGCAAACCGTGACCGTCTCGCCAAACCTGGAACTGCCTTTACCCATTTCGATTTGCGAAGCTTTGCATATCAAGCCGGGCCAGAAAATCCAGGTGGTTCAACTCGATGGCCGCATCGAATTGATTCCGCAACCCAGCCTAAAACAGGCCCGTGGTTTTCTAAAAGGCATAGACACTACGATTGAACGGGAAGAGGACCGGCTGTGA
- a CDS encoding type II toxin-antitoxin system VapC family toxin translates to MNVVDSSGWLEYFAEGPNVEFFAPAIEDTRNLIVPSISLYEVFKRVLIQADETQALRAVALMQEAQVIDLNTSLAVYAAQLSYQYKTPMADSIILATAWTYQAVLWTQDNDFEGLPKVNYIHKP, encoded by the coding sequence GTGAATGTCGTCGATTCCTCCGGCTGGTTGGAATATTTCGCCGAAGGTCCGAATGTGGAATTTTTCGCTCCGGCCATTGAGGATACCCGGAACCTGATCGTACCTTCCATTAGCCTGTACGAAGTGTTCAAGCGGGTATTGATCCAAGCCGACGAAACCCAGGCTTTACGTGCGGTTGCCTTGATGCAGGAAGCCCAGGTTATCGATTTGAATACAAGCTTGGCCGTTTACGCGGCCCAACTTTCATATCAATATAAAACGCCCATGGCGGATAGCATCATATTAGCCACGGCCTGGACATATCAGGCCGTACTGTGGACCCAGGACAATGATTTCGAGGGGTTGCCCAAGGTGAATTACATCCATAAACCATGA
- a CDS encoding glycosyltransferase family A protein, whose amino-acid sequence MRYTFTIFIPTYNRAHLLPRALASIQAQTFRDFETVIVDDGSTDNTEALIRDWQARADFELVYLKQPNQGKYAAQNAGVAVARGWFFLLLDSDDRLLPDTLERILRHWESIPAAERPRYAGVEGLVESMDGQRVLTTPYPSNPCDISYLDLYYRLGIGGDKKHAIRTEILRRFPYPLFPSELNSRDSITWNRIAHEYIFRCVNESVQQVEYQPDGLTSNRFRIRMTSPRGFQLFFREEITLHRAWLSRKQLRRSTIEFIRFSLHIGLGPWRQGKQVGYDPLWLLSLPMGYIRWWVDLYRLRFKGGNIRNRAVMHN is encoded by the coding sequence ATGCGCTATACCTTCACCATTTTTATTCCCACTTATAACCGCGCCCATCTCTTGCCCCGCGCCCTCGCTAGTATCCAAGCCCAGACTTTCCGGGATTTCGAAACCGTCATCGTGGACGATGGCTCCACGGATAACACCGAAGCCTTGATCCGGGACTGGCAGGCGCGGGCGGATTTCGAGCTGGTGTATCTCAAGCAGCCGAACCAAGGCAAATACGCCGCGCAGAATGCCGGGGTGGCGGTGGCGCGGGGCTGGTTTTTCCTACTGTTGGATTCAGACGACCGATTGTTGCCGGATACTTTGGAGCGCATACTGCGCCATTGGGAATCCATCCCGGCAGCCGAGCGCCCGCGCTATGCCGGGGTGGAAGGCTTGGTGGAAAGCATGGACGGGCAGCGGGTATTGACCACGCCCTACCCAAGCAATCCTTGCGATATCAGTTATCTCGACCTGTATTATCGGTTGGGGATCGGCGGCGATAAAAAGCACGCCATCCGCACCGAGATATTGCGGCGGTTTCCCTATCCATTATTTCCAAGTGAATTGAATAGCCGCGATTCCATCACCTGGAACCGGATCGCCCATGAATATATCTTCCGCTGCGTGAACGAATCGGTGCAGCAGGTGGAATATCAGCCCGATGGGCTAACCTCCAACCGCTTCCGCATCCGCATGACCAGTCCGCGTGGATTCCAATTATTTTTCCGGGAAGAAATCACCCTGCACCGGGCTTGGCTCAGCCGCAAGCAGCTTCGGCGCAGCACCATCGAATTCATCCGCTTTTCGCTGCATATCGGCTTGGGACCGTGGAGACAGGGAAAACAGGTGGGTTACGACCCGCTCTGGCTATTATCATTGCCGATGGGGTATATACGGTGGTGGGTGGACTTATATCGACTGCGCTTCAAGGGCGGAAATATCCGCAACCGGGCGGTGATGCATAATTAG
- a CDS encoding DUF6691 family protein, with the protein MKAASLGVVLGCGALFGLGLAVSGMVRPEVVLDFLLFRDLGLLLVLGGAVGVALVFYQLAPRLLQKPLLEPRFGRHPSRPGARTWIGAALFGAGWGLCGVCPGPAIAGLGVGNMPLLIALAGIFIGAYVQGRWFPGD; encoded by the coding sequence ATGAAGGCGGCGTCTTTGGGCGTGGTGTTGGGGTGTGGTGCCTTGTTTGGTTTGGGCTTGGCGGTGTCGGGCATGGTCAGGCCGGAGGTGGTGCTGGATTTCCTGCTGTTCCGGGATTTGGGCCTGCTCTTGGTGTTGGGCGGCGCGGTGGGGGTGGCCTTGGTGTTTTATCAACTCGCGCCGCGCCTGTTGCAAAAGCCCTTGCTGGAGCCGCGATTCGGGCGGCATCCTTCCCGGCCCGGTGCCAGGACCTGGATCGGCGCGGCGCTGTTCGGGGCGGGTTGGGGCTTGTGCGGGGTGTGTCCCGGTCCCGCCATCGCGGGTTTGGGGGTGGGCAACATGCCGTTATTGATCGCCCTGGCCGGTATTTTCATTGGTGCCTATGTACAGGGGCGCTGGTTTCCGGGAGATTGA
- a CDS encoding L,D-transpeptidase family protein, with the protein MMTARFPTGSLWCCLFALLCFVHSGRAEEPPTDTVSTHLQSLLKEGTHPKSRWGAFPDYQAKLDELYQQTGLAPLWIKDGQPTPQAAAMIDSLAEADAKGLNAADYDAALLKQWLAAPELANANPRETALFDLALSLATMRYVSNLYVGRVNPRHVDFGLSIEPKKLDLPALLKDIAASDHPKALVDAVEPKLPVYGWLKEALARYQALAKDTLTVAVNFPAKFGPGAKHKDVPALRRLLLALGDIKEIKPELAESETYDPELAAAVKAFQKRHGLAADGVIGKGTLAQLNVPLAERVRQIQLGLERLRWLPEDIKGLYLIVNIPSFQLYGSRDGEGFGHHDIQMNVIVGEAINGRHTPVFHSDMTYVTFRPYWNVPYQIAVKEYLPIARRNPGYLAQHNMEIVANFGPNAQPYAASSGNIEMLASGALKLRMRPGPKNALGLVKFTFPNNNNVYLHSTPSQGLFQRSRRDFSHGCIRVEDPVKLAEWVLADNAEWSRERIEAAMKGDSPKNVTLDKPIPVYIFYSTVLADREGRVSFFGDIYGHDRVLETLLEKGFPYPF; encoded by the coding sequence ATGATGACCGCCCGTTTTCCCACCGGGAGCCTTTGGTGCTGCCTGTTCGCGCTCCTGTGTTTCGTCCATTCCGGCCGGGCCGAAGAGCCGCCGACCGATACGGTGTCCACCCATCTCCAAAGCCTGTTGAAGGAGGGGACGCATCCCAAATCGCGCTGGGGCGCGTTCCCGGATTATCAGGCCAAGCTCGACGAGCTTTATCAGCAAACCGGCCTTGCGCCGCTCTGGATCAAGGACGGCCAGCCCACCCCGCAAGCGGCGGCGATGATCGACAGCCTGGCCGAGGCCGACGCCAAGGGTTTGAACGCCGCCGATTACGACGCGGCTTTGCTCAAGCAATGGCTGGCCGCCCCGGAACTGGCCAACGCCAATCCCCGCGAGACGGCGCTGTTCGATCTGGCTTTGAGCCTCGCCACCATGCGCTATGTATCCAACCTGTACGTGGGGCGGGTGAATCCGCGCCATGTCGATTTCGGCCTCAGCATCGAACCCAAGAAACTGGATTTGCCCGCCCTGCTCAAGGACATCGCCGCCAGCGATCACCCGAAAGCCCTGGTCGATGCGGTCGAACCCAAACTGCCGGTGTATGGCTGGCTGAAAGAGGCTTTGGCGCGCTACCAAGCGTTGGCGAAGGACACCCTGACGGTGGCGGTGAATTTCCCGGCCAAGTTCGGTCCCGGTGCCAAGCACAAGGATGTGCCGGCCTTGCGGCGCTTGCTGCTGGCCTTGGGCGATATCAAGGAGATCAAGCCGGAACTGGCGGAATCGGAAACCTACGATCCCGAATTGGCGGCGGCGGTGAAGGCGTTCCAGAAGCGCCACGGCCTGGCGGCGGATGGCGTGATCGGCAAGGGGACTTTGGCGCAGTTGAATGTGCCGCTGGCCGAGCGGGTCCGGCAAATCCAATTGGGCTTGGAGCGGCTGCGCTGGTTGCCGGAGGATATCAAGGGCTTATATCTGATCGTGAATATCCCTTCGTTCCAATTGTATGGCTCCAGGGATGGCGAGGGTTTCGGCCACCACGATATCCAGATGAATGTGATCGTGGGCGAGGCCATCAATGGACGCCATACCCCGGTGTTCCATTCGGATATGACCTATGTGACCTTCCGGCCTTATTGGAATGTGCCGTATCAAATCGCGGTCAAGGAATACCTGCCCATCGCCCGGCGCAATCCTGGATATCTGGCCCAGCATAATATGGAGATCGTCGCCAATTTCGGCCCCAATGCCCAGCCCTATGCGGCCAGTTCCGGCAATATCGAGATGCTGGCTTCCGGGGCTTTAAAATTGAGGATGAGGCCCGGTCCTAAGAATGCGTTGGGCTTGGTTAAATTCACCTTCCCCAATAACAATAATGTCTATTTGCATAGTACGCCCAGCCAGGGTTTATTCCAGCGCTCGCGGCGGGATTTCAGCCATGGCTGTATCCGGGTGGAAGACCCGGTGAAGTTGGCGGAATGGGTGCTGGCGGATAACGCGGAATGGTCGCGGGAACGGATCGAGGCCGCGATGAAGGGCGATAGCCCCAAGAATGTCACGCTGGATAAGCCGATCCCGGTGTATATTTTCTATTCCACGGTCCTGGCCGACAGGGAAGGGCGGGTGAGTTTCTTTGGCGATATTTATGGCCATGACCGGGTGTTGGAGACCTTGTTGGAGAAGGGGTTTCCCTATCCTTTCTGA
- the sufC gene encoding Fe-S cluster assembly ATPase SufC, with translation MLTIENLQTQVEDKPILKGISLTVNPGEVHAIMGPNGSGKSTLSHVLAGRSGYEVTGGSVDFKGQNLLDMKPEERARAGIFLAFQYPVEIPGVSNIYLLKAALNAVRRHRGDNEVDAMDFLQLVKGKIKSLGLDEQFLYRGVNEGFSGGEKKRNEILQMAILEPGLCILDETDSGLDIDALKIVADGVNALRSPERSFILVTHYQRLLDYIKPDFVHVLAHGRIVKSGGPELALELEEKGYGWVEQPAAA, from the coding sequence ATGCTCACCATCGAAAACCTCCAAACCCAAGTCGAAGACAAACCCATCCTCAAAGGTATTAGCCTCACGGTGAATCCTGGCGAAGTCCATGCCATCATGGGCCCGAACGGCTCCGGCAAAAGCACTTTGTCGCATGTTTTAGCCGGGCGCTCCGGCTATGAAGTGACCGGTGGCAGCGTGGATTTCAAAGGCCAGAACCTCCTGGACATGAAACCCGAGGAGCGGGCCAGGGCCGGGATATTCCTGGCGTTCCAATATCCGGTCGAAATCCCCGGCGTCAGCAATATCTATCTGCTGAAAGCGGCGCTCAACGCCGTGCGGCGGCATCGCGGCGATAACGAAGTCGATGCCATGGATTTCCTGCAACTGGTGAAAGGCAAAATCAAATCGCTAGGATTGGATGAACAATTCCTCTATCGCGGCGTCAACGAAGGGTTTTCCGGCGGCGAGAAGAAGCGCAACGAAATCCTGCAAATGGCGATTTTGGAACCCGGTTTGTGCATCCTCGACGAAACCGATTCCGGCCTCGATATCGACGCCCTGAAAATCGTCGCCGATGGGGTGAATGCGCTGCGCTCGCCGGAGCGGTCTTTCATCCTGGTCACGCATTATCAGCGCTTGCTCGATTACATCAAGCCGGATTTCGTGCATGTATTGGCCCATGGCCGTATCGTCAAATCGGGCGGGCCGGAATTGGCCTTGGAATTGGAAGAAAAAGGTTATGGCTGGGTCGAACAACCCGCCGCCGCCTGA
- the corA gene encoding magnesium/cobalt transporter CorA: protein MKRKKTKRPRTAEDKSPRAHFSPSGRMLRLMPSLRPSKAEIPAAPVPAAEPAAESALRVICVDYCPERMECRDIVDIPGFLAQHRPVWARVRWINISGPHRTENLRPFAEKYQLHPLAIEDVSSGAQRPKVEDYPGHGEAPGRLFIVARVVHMLNGKLHDEQISLFLGRTTLLSFQETPGGVFEPIYRRLEAPGSRIREAEASFLCYSLLDAIVDSYFPFLEYYSDRIDETEDELLEDPDHFTLQKTHSVKRGLLLLRRAIWPMREMIAQLLRERHECLSETTLTYFRDIYDHCVQIIDLNETYHEIAAALTETYMSVMSNRMNEIMKVLTVISTIFMPLTFIAGVYGMNMPIPENRWPWSYPVFWLVCLLISLGMLVWFRRRDWI, encoded by the coding sequence ATGAAACGTAAAAAAACCAAACGGCCCCGGACGGCGGAAGATAAATCGCCCCGCGCCCATTTTTCCCCCAGCGGGCGCATGTTGCGGCTGATGCCCTCCCTGCGCCCGTCCAAAGCGGAAATCCCCGCCGCGCCGGTCCCGGCCGCCGAACCCGCCGCCGAATCCGCGCTGCGCGTGATCTGCGTCGATTATTGCCCGGAGCGCATGGAATGCCGGGACATCGTCGATATTCCCGGTTTCCTGGCCCAGCACCGGCCCGTTTGGGCGCGGGTGCGCTGGATCAATATCTCGGGCCCCCACCGGACGGAAAACCTGCGCCCCTTCGCCGAGAAATACCAGTTGCACCCCCTGGCGATAGAGGATGTCTCCTCCGGTGCCCAACGCCCCAAGGTGGAGGATTATCCCGGCCATGGCGAAGCGCCGGGGCGCTTGTTCATCGTGGCCCGCGTGGTCCATATGCTGAACGGCAAACTGCACGACGAACAAATCAGCCTATTCCTGGGCCGCACCACGCTTTTGAGTTTCCAGGAAACCCCCGGCGGCGTATTCGAACCGATCTACCGCCGCCTCGAAGCCCCAGGCTCCAGGATACGCGAAGCCGAGGCCAGTTTCCTGTGCTATTCCTTGCTCGATGCCATCGTCGATAGTTATTTCCCCTTCCTCGAATATTATTCCGACCGTATCGACGAAACCGAGGATGAATTACTGGAAGACCCGGACCATTTCACCCTGCAAAAAACCCATTCGGTGAAGCGGGGCTTGCTGCTATTAAGACGGGCGATCTGGCCGATGCGGGAAATGATCGCCCAATTGCTACGGGAACGGCATGAATGCCTATCGGAAACCACGCTGACCTATTTCCGCGATATTTACGACCATTGCGTGCAGATCATCGACCTCAATGAAACCTACCACGAAATCGCCGCCGCCCTCACCGAAACCTATATGTCGGTCATGTCCAATCGCATGAACGAAATCATGAAGGTGCTCACGGTCATTAGCACCATCTTCATGCCGCTCACTTTCATCGCCGGGGTTTATGGGATGAATATGCCGATCCCGGAAAACCGCTGGCCCTGGAGCTATCCGGTGTTCTGGCTGGTGTGCTTGCTTATCAGCCTGGGGATGCTGGTCTGGTTCCGCCGCCGCGATTGGATATAA
- a CDS encoding SUF system Fe-S cluster assembly regulator — MLRIGKLTDYAIIVLGHMAKQPERTYTASDLASTASVAIPTVSKILKALTRTGVLKSTRGAKGGYQLALPPERTTVARIIYAMEGPIALTECGLEHDVCEQASCHIRGNWAVINRAIRSSLESVTLADMARPQAPEEIRISAHNIPIYPRPE, encoded by the coding sequence ATGCTACGCATCGGCAAACTCACGGATTACGCCATCATCGTGCTGGGCCACATGGCGAAACAGCCCGAGCGGACCTATACCGCCTCCGACCTCGCCAGCACGGCCAGCGTCGCCATCCCCACGGTGAGCAAGATATTGAAAGCGCTCACCCGCACCGGCGTCCTCAAATCCACCCGCGGCGCCAAAGGCGGCTACCAACTTGCCCTGCCGCCCGAGCGCACCACCGTGGCCCGCATCATCTACGCGATGGAAGGCCCCATCGCCCTGACAGAATGCGGCCTGGAACACGATGTCTGCGAGCAGGCCTCCTGCCACATCCGTGGCAACTGGGCCGTCATCAACCGGGCGATCCGCTCCTCGCTGGAATCGGTCACGCTGGCCGACATGGCCCGGCCCCAAGCGCCCGAGGAAATCCGTATTTCCGCGCATAATATCCCCATTTACCCGAGACCGGAGTAA